Proteins found in one Streptomyces sp. CB09001 genomic segment:
- a CDS encoding lytic polysaccharide monooxygenase, whose translation MRMKRRVAAAVGALVAPVVALSLPAPTASAHGWVVSPGSRQDQCANRVVQCGQIKWEPASVEGPKGLRNCSGGDARWADLDDDGKGWRVTPIGTTHTFTWTIEARHATSNWQYFIGDQKIAQFDGHGALPPASVSHQLDFGGFSGRQKVLAVWNIADTANAFYACIDVNIGGGNDGGGDDGGGDDGDGDDGGGDQPGDCVAGAWSAASVYNGGETVSHDGHSWRAKWWVTGEEPGTTGEWGVWEDLGAC comes from the coding sequence ATGCGCATGAAAAGAAGAGTGGCGGCCGCCGTGGGAGCGCTGGTCGCTCCCGTGGTGGCCCTGAGTCTGCCGGCGCCCACCGCGAGCGCCCACGGCTGGGTGGTCTCACCGGGGAGCCGGCAGGACCAGTGCGCCAACCGCGTGGTGCAGTGCGGTCAGATCAAGTGGGAACCGGCGAGCGTCGAGGGCCCGAAGGGACTGCGCAACTGCAGTGGCGGAGACGCCCGGTGGGCCGACCTGGACGACGACGGCAAGGGCTGGCGGGTCACACCGATCGGCACCACGCACACCTTCACCTGGACCATCGAGGCCCGGCACGCCACCAGCAACTGGCAGTACTTCATCGGCGACCAGAAGATCGCCCAGTTCGACGGGCACGGCGCCCTGCCTCCCGCCTCGGTCAGCCACCAGCTGGACTTCGGCGGGTTCAGCGGGCGGCAGAAGGTGCTCGCGGTCTGGAACATCGCGGACACCGCCAACGCCTTCTACGCCTGCATCGACGTCAACATCGGCGGCGGAAACGACGGTGGTGGTGACGACGGCGGCGGGGACGACGGTGATGGTGACGACGGCGGCGGCGACCAGCCGGGCGACTGCGTCGCGGGAGCCTGGAGCGCCGCGAGTGTCTACAACGGCGGCGAGACCGTCTCCCACGACGGACACAGCTGGCGTGCCAAGTGGTGGGTGACGGGCGAGGAGCCCGGCACCACGGGTGAATGGGGGGTCTGGGAGGACCTCGGCGCCTGCTGA
- a CDS encoding class I adenylate-forming enzyme family protein, with protein MTEQFPGAVLDLLDAAGDRTVFEHDGREVSGRQLLGMTRRVAAALRQRGLGPGRGLALLLGVGPEAFAAVLAAYTVGARVVGVRPGMTDHQQAALLRDAEVTVTVTDRPGAPGGGDLRPPGVVLPLGELLAAPDDGLRPRLPARPQDVARLIHTSGSTGVPKACAQTYAAMTAAWALRPEDWPPAVRELAGRLDRFLVFGTLASQVMLEYGLLALAAGGVLVAADPPDLPGALVRHRATASVITVGRLNRLVTEVRSAPVDLGTLRALMVSGSPLEPGRARAAAQVLGPVVFHGYGQTETGMISMATPADPPGSLGVPPVDLEVRDPSGRPVPVGTEGEIFVRTPSQGAGYWGQPALGDEVFVDGWVRTRDLGSLDARGRLWLSGRIRDVVIVDANVHYTGPIERLLARHPAVTEAYVVAVPDDATGEAVHAFVVPTADRVPALDDLRALVTARLGEACAPTRLTLIDEVPLTAAGKPDKRQLTRES; from the coding sequence ATGACGGAGCAGTTCCCCGGTGCAGTCCTCGACCTCCTCGACGCGGCCGGCGACCGCACGGTCTTCGAGCACGACGGCCGGGAGGTGAGCGGGCGGCAACTGCTCGGCATGACCCGGCGGGTGGCGGCCGCCCTGCGGCAGCGCGGCCTCGGGCCGGGCCGTGGCCTGGCCCTGCTGCTCGGCGTCGGCCCCGAGGCATTCGCCGCCGTCCTCGCCGCGTACACGGTCGGAGCCCGCGTGGTCGGGGTACGGCCCGGCATGACGGACCACCAGCAGGCGGCCCTCCTGCGCGACGCCGAGGTCACGGTCACCGTCACCGACCGGCCTGGCGCACCGGGCGGAGGGGACCTTCGGCCGCCGGGCGTCGTGCTGCCGCTCGGCGAGCTGCTGGCGGCGCCGGACGACGGTCTGCGGCCCCGCCTCCCGGCACGGCCGCAGGACGTCGCCCGGCTCATCCACACCAGCGGCAGCACCGGCGTTCCCAAGGCGTGCGCCCAGACGTACGCGGCGATGACGGCGGCCTGGGCGCTGCGGCCCGAGGACTGGCCGCCGGCGGTCCGGGAGCTGGCGGGCCGGCTGGACAGGTTCCTCGTCTTCGGCACCCTGGCCAGCCAGGTGATGCTCGAGTACGGCCTGCTCGCACTCGCCGCCGGCGGCGTCCTGGTCGCCGCCGACCCGCCGGACCTCCCCGGGGCCCTCGTGCGCCACCGGGCGACCGCGAGCGTCATCACGGTCGGGCGGCTGAACCGGCTGGTGACGGAGGTGCGTTCGGCGCCCGTGGACCTCGGGACACTGCGCGCGCTCATGGTCTCCGGCTCGCCACTGGAACCGGGCCGGGCGCGTGCGGCCGCACAGGTGCTCGGGCCGGTCGTCTTCCACGGGTACGGACAGACCGAGACCGGCATGATCTCCATGGCCACGCCCGCCGACCCGCCCGGCTCGCTCGGCGTGCCGCCCGTCGACCTGGAGGTCCGCGACCCCTCCGGCCGCCCCGTCCCGGTCGGCACCGAGGGGGAGATCTTCGTCCGCACGCCCTCGCAGGGAGCCGGGTACTGGGGACAGCCCGCGCTCGGCGACGAGGTGTTCGTGGACGGCTGGGTCCGCACGCGGGACCTCGGAAGCCTCGACGCGCGGGGCAGGCTGTGGCTCTCGGGACGCATCCGGGACGTGGTCATCGTCGACGCCAACGTGCACTACACCGGTCCCATCGAGCGGCTGCTCGCCCGTCACCCGGCGGTGACCGAGGCGTACGTCGTCGCCGTGCCGGACGATGCCACGGGGGAGGCCGTGCACGCCTTCGTCGTCCCCACGGCCGATCGCGTACCCGCCCTCGACGACCTTCGCGCGCTGGTGACGGCGCGGCTGGGCGAGGCCTGCGCGCCGACGCGCCTGACCCTTATCGACGAGGTGCCGCTCACCGCGGCCGGAAAGCCGGACAAGCGGCAGCTGACACGGGAGAGTTGA
- a CDS encoding cation:proton antiporter — MSTTELGPAFFLAVVVILVVCRLVGRLLQTVGQPPVVGEMLAGVVLGPSVLGALLPGVESALFPTELRPVLYVVGQIGLVAFMFHVGWDFRADRLRGVARSAGLVSAAGLVVPMVLGLVLIAAVGERTGALAPDVSLTVSGLFVGVALAVTAFPMLARIIAERNLAKTRFGALSLGAGAVDDAAAWVLLAGVFGIAGGSAGKVSVAVAGGLGLIAVLAVGVRLRDRTALLAERTGADQLLLALVGVLFLVAWYTDVIGLYAVFGAFSLGVVFPRSERLDRTVGTLQPVGAVFVPLFFTYSGLNTDFTLLGSGPVLLFTGGCVVVAVVGKFGACWLAARAAGEPNRVALRVGALMNARGLMQLVALNLGLAAGIVTQAMFSALVVVAITTTVMATPLLALLDRRDRVRAGRPREAVGVGQ, encoded by the coding sequence ATGAGTACCACGGAACTGGGTCCCGCCTTCTTCCTCGCGGTCGTCGTGATCCTCGTCGTCTGCCGGCTCGTCGGCCGGCTGCTGCAGACCGTCGGGCAGCCGCCGGTGGTCGGGGAGATGCTCGCGGGGGTGGTACTGGGGCCGTCGGTCCTGGGCGCCCTGCTGCCCGGCGTCGAGTCGGCCCTCTTCCCCACCGAACTGCGGCCGGTGCTGTACGTGGTGGGGCAGATCGGGCTGGTTGCGTTCATGTTCCACGTCGGCTGGGACTTCCGCGCGGACCGGCTCCGGGGTGTCGCCCGGTCGGCCGGGCTGGTGTCGGCGGCGGGGCTGGTGGTGCCGATGGTGCTGGGGCTGGTGCTCATCGCCGCCGTCGGCGAACGCACCGGCGCGCTCGCCCCGGACGTGTCGCTGACGGTGTCCGGCCTGTTCGTCGGTGTCGCGCTGGCGGTGACGGCGTTCCCGATGCTGGCCCGGATCATCGCCGAACGGAACCTGGCGAAGACCCGGTTCGGCGCCCTGTCCCTCGGGGCCGGCGCCGTCGACGACGCGGCGGCCTGGGTCCTGCTCGCGGGGGTCTTCGGCATCGCGGGCGGCAGTGCCGGGAAGGTCTCGGTGGCCGTCGCCGGGGGCCTGGGCCTGATCGCGGTGCTGGCCGTGGGCGTGCGACTGCGCGACCGTACGGCGCTGCTCGCCGAGCGCACGGGTGCCGACCAGCTCCTGCTCGCCCTCGTCGGCGTGCTGTTCCTGGTCGCCTGGTACACCGACGTCATCGGGCTGTACGCGGTGTTCGGCGCGTTCAGTCTCGGCGTCGTCTTCCCCCGCTCGGAGCGGCTGGACCGCACGGTCGGGACACTCCAGCCGGTGGGCGCGGTCTTCGTTCCGCTGTTCTTCACGTACTCGGGTCTGAACACCGACTTCACCCTGCTGGGTTCGGGGCCGGTTCTGCTCTTCACCGGGGGGTGCGTGGTGGTGGCGGTCGTCGGCAAGTTCGGCGCCTGCTGGCTCGCGGCGCGGGCGGCGGGCGAGCCCAACCGGGTCGCCCTGCGGGTGGGGGCGCTGATGAACGCGCGCGGACTGATGCAGCTGGTCGCCCTCAACCTGGGGCTCGCGGCGGGGATCGTGACGCAGGCGATGTTCAGCGCCCTGGTGGTGGTCGCCATCACGACGACCGTCATGGCGACGCCGCTGCTGGCCCTGCTGGACCGACGGGACCGGGTGCGCGCCGGCCGCCCGCGGGAGGCCGTCGGCGTGGGGCAGTGA
- a CDS encoding cytochrome P450 translates to MSGTRRPASWWLPRTVVALRVRVFEKVNGDRVVTLPNATHGPEVFERVYAHPAVDGRSAGAGLSDLFWYWLAPGSEVHQEHLEAGERYDEVAATTRRILAGSSAGLAEAAGRAVADVLDTVPLTRVSLVRLRDLLMPAWAAFAYELVFRRPCPPHARELITAHADDVITALKCTGLRHPRRRARLTAYLGERIRAGDVPHRLPASLSPSEQALYLQGTFFNTAVVQLSEATAHVLLALARHPRVQHRLSELPDDDRYLAHVIDETLRLYPLFGIAHRITTDEVPLDDTTVLPAGSVVCFSYPDYQATGHERPDEFDPDRWSDPAARRAPYIPFGVAANRPCPAWRVSPIVLRVAVREVLHRFRLDSTASHTRSNPHRAPCLLIPRPLAPGRRRLEALRRFVRLRDGVEDVTRGVRQLVLGTVMVLHARRLRPAARYFEEPRSGRCPVAHHTESKASKQSKESNG, encoded by the coding sequence GTGAGCGGCACCCGACGGCCCGCCTCGTGGTGGCTGCCGCGCACGGTGGTGGCGTTGCGGGTGCGCGTCTTCGAGAAGGTCAACGGCGACCGGGTGGTGACCCTGCCCAACGCCACCCACGGCCCCGAGGTGTTCGAACGGGTGTACGCCCATCCCGCTGTGGACGGCCGCAGCGCGGGCGCGGGCCTGTCCGACCTGTTCTGGTACTGGCTCGCCCCGGGTTCCGAGGTGCACCAGGAGCACCTGGAGGCCGGTGAACGCTACGACGAGGTCGCCGCGACGACGCGGCGGATCCTCGCGGGCTCGTCCGCCGGTCTCGCCGAGGCGGCCGGGCGGGCCGTCGCGGACGTACTGGACACGGTCCCGCTCACCCGCGTCAGCCTGGTGCGGCTGCGGGACCTGCTGATGCCCGCCTGGGCCGCCTTCGCCTACGAGCTGGTCTTCCGCAGGCCGTGCCCGCCGCACGCCCGGGAGCTGATCACCGCGCACGCCGACGACGTGATCACCGCCCTCAAGTGCACCGGACTGCGGCACCCGCGACGCCGGGCCCGGCTGACGGCGTACCTCGGCGAGCGGATCCGCGCCGGGGACGTGCCGCACCGCCTGCCGGCCTCCCTCTCCCCGTCCGAGCAGGCGCTGTACCTGCAGGGGACGTTCTTCAACACGGCGGTCGTCCAGCTGTCCGAGGCGACCGCGCACGTGCTGCTCGCCCTGGCCCGCCACCCGAGGGTGCAGCACCGCCTGTCGGAACTCCCGGACGACGACCGGTACCTCGCGCACGTGATCGACGAGACGCTGCGCCTGTACCCGCTGTTCGGGATCGCCCACCGCATCACCACGGACGAGGTGCCGCTCGACGACACGACGGTGCTGCCGGCCGGGTCCGTGGTGTGCTTCAGCTACCCCGACTACCAGGCCACGGGCCACGAACGGCCCGACGAGTTCGACCCGGACCGCTGGTCGGACCCGGCGGCCAGGAGGGCCCCGTACATCCCGTTCGGGGTGGCGGCGAACCGTCCCTGCCCCGCGTGGCGCGTGTCCCCGATCGTCCTGCGCGTCGCCGTGCGCGAGGTGCTGCACCGGTTCCGGCTCGACTCGACGGCCTCGCACACCCGCTCCAACCCGCACCGCGCGCCGTGTCTGCTGATCCCCCGCCCGCTGGCCCCCGGCCGGCGCCGGCTGGAGGCGCTGCGCCGGTTCGTCCGGCTGCGCGACGGCGTGGAGGACGTCACCCGGGGCGTGCGGCAACTGGTGCTCGGCACGGTCATGGTGCTGCACGCCCGTCGACTGCGCCCGGCGGCCCGGTACTTCGAGGAACCGCGCTCCGGACGCTGTCCGGTCGCCCACCACACGGAGAGCAAGGCGAGCAAGCAGAGCAAGGAGAGCAACGGATGA
- a CDS encoding alpha-hydroxy acid oxidase, which produces MTLRELHDAARAALDPVRYDFVAGGAGEERALAANGRAFDRYALLPRVLRGAPRRETAVDLPGARGAAPVVVAPTAFHRLLHPDGERATARAAAAEGAVLVTGVAATTAVSAVVAAAREADPDAAVWFLLYPHPRREVTEALVRRAEEAGCSALVVTADSPLLGRRTRDLRNGFDDLPPGYAAENMRDLPGAPPGALTDIPMHPAASWRDFAETVDMTSLPVWVKGVLHPEDARLAVGHGAAGVIVSNHGGRQCDAAAASVDCLPGVVDAVAGAVPVLLDGGVRRGGDVAVALALGAAAVGVGRPVLWGLAAEGEAGVRQVLRTLLAEYDHTLALCGGRRNADLSADMVVRGDAAW; this is translated from the coding sequence GTGACCCTCCGCGAACTGCACGACGCGGCGCGCGCGGCGCTCGACCCGGTCCGCTACGACTTCGTGGCGGGCGGCGCGGGCGAGGAGCGCGCGCTGGCCGCCAACGGGCGGGCGTTCGACCGGTACGCGCTGCTGCCCCGGGTGCTGCGCGGGGCCCCGCGGCGGGAGACGGCCGTGGACCTGCCGGGTGCCCGGGGGGCGGCACCGGTGGTGGTCGCGCCGACGGCGTTCCACCGGCTGCTGCACCCGGACGGGGAGCGGGCCACCGCGCGGGCCGCCGCGGCCGAGGGCGCCGTCCTGGTGACAGGCGTCGCCGCGACGACGGCGGTGTCGGCCGTCGTCGCGGCGGCCCGCGAGGCGGACCCGGACGCGGCGGTGTGGTTCCTGCTCTACCCGCACCCGCGCCGGGAGGTCACCGAGGCGCTGGTGCGGCGGGCGGAGGAGGCCGGCTGTTCGGCCCTGGTCGTCACCGCCGACTCGCCGCTCCTCGGCCGGCGCACCCGGGACCTGCGCAACGGGTTCGACGACCTGCCGCCCGGATACGCCGCGGAGAACATGCGCGACCTGCCCGGCGCCCCGCCGGGCGCCCTCACCGACATCCCGATGCACCCGGCGGCCTCCTGGCGGGACTTCGCGGAGACGGTGGACATGACCTCGCTGCCCGTGTGGGTCAAGGGCGTGCTGCATCCCGAGGACGCGCGGCTGGCCGTCGGACACGGTGCGGCGGGGGTGATCGTCTCCAACCACGGGGGCCGCCAGTGCGACGCCGCCGCGGCGTCCGTCGACTGCCTGCCCGGGGTCGTCGACGCGGTCGCCGGTGCGGTGCCGGTGCTCCTGGACGGCGGAGTACGCCGGGGCGGTGACGTGGCCGTCGCCCTCGCGCTGGGCGCGGCGGCCGTCGGTGTGGGACGCCCGGTGCTGTGGGGGCTGGCGGCCGAGGGCGAGGCGGGCGTCCGTCAGGTGCTGCGGACACTGCTCGCGGAGTACGACCACACGCTCGCCCTGTGCGGCGGGCGCCGCAACGCGGACCTGAGCGCCGACATGGTCGTCCGCGGGGACGCGGCGTGGTGA
- a CDS encoding NAD(P)-binding domain-containing protein, with product MSHDYLIIGAGPAGLQLASFLERDGADYVVLERGGVPGAFFTRFPRHRNLISNNKVHTGYDDPELRLRMDWNSLLSDDPELVFTRYSPRYFPPADDLVRYLADFADRTGVRVRYDTAVRHVTRDAEGFTVTDQGGTEWRARHLVVATGMPVPNLPSIPGVELAERYDTIDTDPAGYTDQRVLIIGRGNSAFETAENLMENAAVIHVAGSGSLRMAWRTHYVGHLRAVYNNFLDSYQLKSQNALLDGRVLDIRRDADGYRVQFAFERNEDVVKDLRYDRVIVATGFRFDVSLFDETCTPDLMVDGRFPELTPLSESVNVPGLYFAGTLMQGRDFRKATTGFIHGFRYMVRALHRGLRQRHHQEPWPATELGDATERAVDAVIGRVNRSSALWQQFAVLGDLLTLAPDGTMRYAEEVPVAHVPDAVAAGDFGDVEAHAVITLEYGKDHDLVDPFDVSAGRGSQYDVSGLDGRYLHPVVRWYRQGALVAEHHLASNLENEWDSEEYHRAPLRAFLAAHRDVVAAVAP from the coding sequence ATGAGCCATGACTACCTCATCATCGGAGCGGGCCCCGCCGGCCTGCAACTCGCCTCCTTCCTGGAGCGGGACGGCGCGGACTACGTCGTCCTGGAGCGCGGCGGCGTGCCGGGCGCGTTCTTCACGCGCTTCCCCCGGCACCGCAACCTGATCTCGAACAACAAGGTGCACACCGGGTACGACGACCCGGAGCTGCGGCTGCGGATGGACTGGAACTCGCTGCTCAGCGACGACCCGGAGCTGGTGTTCACCCGCTACAGTCCCCGCTACTTCCCGCCCGCCGACGACCTGGTGCGCTACCTGGCGGACTTCGCCGACCGGACCGGGGTGCGGGTGCGCTACGACACCGCGGTGCGGCACGTCACCCGCGACGCCGAGGGGTTCACCGTCACCGATCAGGGCGGGACCGAGTGGCGGGCGAGGCACCTGGTCGTCGCCACCGGCATGCCCGTGCCGAACCTGCCGTCGATCCCGGGCGTCGAACTGGCCGAGCGCTACGACACGATCGACACCGACCCGGCGGGCTACACCGACCAGCGGGTGCTGATCATCGGGCGGGGCAACTCCGCGTTCGAGACCGCCGAGAACCTGATGGAGAACGCGGCGGTCATCCATGTGGCCGGCTCGGGCTCGCTGCGCATGGCCTGGCGGACGCACTACGTGGGACACCTGCGGGCGGTGTACAACAACTTCCTGGACAGCTACCAGCTCAAGTCCCAGAACGCCCTCCTGGACGGCCGCGTCCTGGACATCCGGCGGGACGCGGACGGCTACCGCGTCCAGTTCGCCTTCGAGCGCAACGAGGACGTCGTCAAGGACCTGCGCTACGACCGGGTGATCGTGGCGACCGGGTTCCGCTTCGACGTCTCGCTCTTCGACGAGACCTGTACGCCGGACCTGATGGTCGACGGCCGCTTCCCGGAGCTGACGCCCCTGAGCGAGTCGGTCAACGTGCCCGGCCTGTACTTCGCCGGGACGCTGATGCAGGGCCGGGACTTCCGGAAGGCCACGACCGGTTTCATCCACGGCTTCCGCTACATGGTGCGGGCCCTGCACCGGGGACTGCGCCAGCGCCACCACCAGGAGCCGTGGCCCGCGACGGAGTTGGGGGACGCCACGGAGCGGGCCGTGGACGCCGTGATCGGCCGGGTCAACCGGTCCTCGGCCCTGTGGCAGCAGTTCGCGGTCCTCGGCGACCTGCTGACACTCGCCCCGGACGGCACGATGCGCTACGCCGAGGAGGTCCCGGTCGCCCATGTGCCGGACGCCGTCGCCGCCGGGGACTTCGGGGACGTCGAGGCGCACGCCGTGATCACCCTGGAGTACGGCAAGGACCACGACCTCGTCGATCCCTTCGACGTGAGTGCGGGCCGCGGGTCGCAGTACGACGTCTCCGGACTGGACGGCCGCTATCTGCACCCGGTCGTGCGCTGGTACCGGCAGGGCGCGCTCGTCGCCGAGCACCACCTCGCGTCGAACCTGGAGAACGAGTGGGACAGCGAGGAGTACCACCGGGCCCCGCTGCGGGCGTTCCTCGCCGCCCACCGCGACGTGGTGGCCGCGGTGGCGCCGTGA
- a CDS encoding aromatic amino acid ammonia-lyase, whose protein sequence is MLTPTDTVPLTGPLDLAALRRAALPLTVTVDEETRARVERGRRLFHALRHGPGGADRPIYGADTGFGALVGYAGRTDDADQCDNTLAHLGAGQGPDLPPGIVRAALLLRTRSLAQGLSGVSAGVVDRLAAMFATTFAPAVPRYGSVGASGDLIPLAYATQALRGRGHAYLDGDRMPAADALAAAGLRPLALDGRDALALVNGTSVTTAATGLALDTVRAAHRSLTALTCLLTDLLGCDTGYLDADLLRAYGHPGTVDVGDRMRRTLAGGTPSGTRPLQEPYSIRCAPQLLGAAEDALRHVDGVVAADLVGVSDNPLFLPGTGTGIGTGTDTGTEDAAVGKVVHGGNFFGQPAAFAADLLASVTAQLGNLAERQLDLLVDPARNGGLPPMLATEPGAQHGLQGVQLATTAFVAEIRRAATPAGMQSLPTNLHNQDVVPFGTQAALRAHDTAELLGLLCGSLALGLRQAAHAGARRPTAPRCGELLDALTEAIPPVDPDRPLDADVRAADRLLVRYARP, encoded by the coding sequence GTGCTCACACCCACGGACACCGTCCCGCTCACCGGCCCCCTGGACCTCGCCGCCCTGCGCCGCGCGGCGCTGCCCCTCACCGTCACGGTGGACGAGGAGACCCGCGCACGCGTCGAACGCGGGCGCCGTCTCTTCCACGCGCTGCGGCACGGACCCGGCGGCGCGGACCGCCCGATATACGGCGCCGACACCGGCTTCGGCGCCCTCGTCGGCTACGCCGGCCGCACCGACGACGCCGACCAGTGCGACAACACCCTGGCGCACCTCGGCGCGGGACAGGGACCGGACCTCCCGCCCGGCATCGTCCGTGCCGCCCTGCTGCTGCGCACCCGCTCCCTCGCCCAGGGGCTCTCGGGTGTGTCCGCCGGGGTGGTCGACCGGCTCGCGGCGATGTTCGCCACCACCTTCGCACCCGCCGTCCCCCGCTACGGCTCCGTCGGCGCGAGCGGCGACCTCATCCCGCTCGCCTACGCCACCCAGGCACTGCGCGGCCGGGGCCACGCCTACCTGGACGGCGACCGGATGCCGGCGGCAGACGCGCTGGCGGCCGCCGGACTGCGCCCCCTCGCCCTCGACGGACGCGACGCGCTCGCCCTGGTCAACGGCACCTCCGTCACCACCGCCGCGACCGGGCTGGCCCTCGACACCGTGCGCGCCGCGCACCGCTCGCTCACCGCGCTCACCTGCCTGCTGACCGACCTCCTCGGCTGCGACACCGGCTACCTCGACGCCGACCTGCTGCGCGCCTACGGCCACCCCGGCACCGTCGACGTGGGCGACCGGATGCGGCGGACCCTGGCGGGCGGTACGCCCTCGGGCACCCGGCCGCTGCAGGAGCCGTACAGCATCCGCTGCGCCCCGCAGCTGCTGGGCGCGGCCGAGGACGCGCTGCGCCACGTCGACGGTGTCGTCGCCGCCGACCTCGTCGGGGTCAGCGACAACCCGCTGTTCCTTCCCGGCACCGGCACCGGCATTGGCACCGGCACCGATACCGGCACCGAGGACGCGGCCGTGGGGAAGGTCGTGCACGGCGGGAACTTCTTCGGACAGCCCGCCGCGTTCGCCGCCGACCTGCTCGCCTCCGTCACCGCCCAGCTCGGCAACCTCGCCGAACGCCAGCTCGACCTCCTGGTGGACCCGGCCCGCAACGGCGGGCTGCCGCCGATGCTCGCCACCGAGCCCGGAGCGCAGCACGGTCTGCAGGGCGTGCAGCTGGCCACCACCGCGTTCGTGGCGGAGATCCGCCGCGCCGCGACCCCGGCCGGCATGCAGAGCCTGCCGACGAACCTGCACAACCAGGACGTCGTCCCGTTCGGCACGCAGGCGGCCCTGCGTGCCCACGACACGGCCGAGCTGCTCGGCCTGCTGTGCGGGTCGCTCGCCCTCGGCCTGCGCCAGGCCGCCCACGCCGGAGCCCGCCGCCCCACCGCACCCCGGTGCGGGGAACTTCTGGACGCCCTCACCGAGGCGATCCCCCCGGTCGACCCGGACCGCCCGCTGGACGCGGACGTGCGAGCCGCCGACCGCCTGCTGGTCAGGTACGCCCGGCCTTGA
- a CDS encoding HAMP domain-containing sensor histidine kinase produces MSASASGERAAVRRARLRVAVLTGVIITLLVTVVGGVADTVMARAQSDQVWRELRYGAERGDLSSPPVCTWLFARGATPLANAPAGFPVETDMRRVRRTHEPVERTVRRDDTQYLVRTQVRADGKVVQAVLDLRFQLADRRHLWFALGVAELVGLLAAAVTGVVLGRLAVSPLAEALTRQRRFVTDASHELRTPVTQVYTRAQLLARQAAAQGMPAPHRDGLTRLVGSAGRLGEVLDDLLLSASLAAGPARPSEHRPVDLVALARAVVAEEADRVREGRLTVVVDGPPHPLFVDGVESALRRAVGELLSNAVGHSPAGGRIEVALARVRGTVALTVANTGKGFDPAEAERLFERFHRGGATGRYGLGLALLREVVTHHGGTVAATGRPGQGARFTIRLPLGGPPAVSAPPPRGRAPRLVPRRVKAGRT; encoded by the coding sequence GTGAGCGCGTCGGCGTCCGGGGAACGGGCGGCCGTCCGCCGGGCCCGTCTGCGCGTCGCCGTACTGACCGGCGTGATCATCACCCTGCTGGTCACCGTCGTCGGCGGGGTCGCCGACACCGTCATGGCGCGGGCGCAGAGCGACCAGGTGTGGCGGGAGCTGCGCTACGGCGCGGAGCGCGGCGACCTGTCCAGTCCGCCGGTGTGCACCTGGCTGTTCGCGCGCGGCGCGACCCCGCTGGCCAACGCCCCGGCCGGTTTCCCCGTGGAGACCGACATGCGGCGGGTCCGCCGGACCCACGAGCCGGTGGAACGCACCGTGCGGCGCGACGACACCCAGTACCTGGTGCGTACGCAGGTCAGGGCGGACGGGAAGGTCGTGCAGGCGGTGCTCGACCTGCGGTTCCAGCTGGCCGACCGTCGGCACCTGTGGTTCGCGCTGGGCGTCGCCGAGCTGGTGGGCCTGCTGGCCGCGGCGGTCACCGGAGTGGTCCTCGGGCGGCTCGCGGTGTCCCCGCTGGCCGAGGCGCTCACCCGGCAGCGCCGGTTCGTCACGGACGCCAGCCACGAGCTGCGCACCCCGGTCACCCAGGTGTACACACGGGCGCAGTTGCTGGCCCGGCAGGCGGCGGCGCAGGGTATGCCGGCCCCGCACCGCGACGGGCTGACGCGGCTGGTCGGCTCGGCCGGCCGGCTGGGCGAGGTGCTGGACGACCTGCTGTTGTCCGCGAGCCTCGCGGCGGGTCCGGCGCGGCCGTCGGAGCACCGGCCGGTCGACCTGGTGGCACTGGCCCGTGCGGTGGTCGCGGAGGAGGCGGACCGGGTGCGGGAGGGGCGCCTCACCGTCGTCGTGGACGGTCCGCCGCACCCCTTGTTCGTCGACGGTGTCGAGTCGGCGCTGCGCCGGGCCGTCGGGGAGCTGCTGTCCAACGCCGTCGGCCACAGCCCGGCGGGCGGGCGGATCGAGGTCGCCCTGGCGCGGGTGCGTGGCACGGTCGCGCTGACCGTCGCGAACACCGGCAAGGGCTTCGACCCCGCCGAGGCGGAACGGCTCTTCGAGCGGTTCCACCGGGGCGGGGCCACCGGCCGGTACGGGCTGGGGCTCGCGCTGCTGCGGGAGGTCGTCACGCACCACGGCGGTACGGTCGCCGCGACCGGACGCCCCGGGCAGGGCGCCCGGTTCACCATCCGGCTGCCCCTGGGCGGCCCCCCGGCCGTCTCCGCCCCGCCGCCCCGGGGCCGGGCTCCCCGCCTCGTACCACGCCGGGTCAAGGCCGGGCGTACCTGA